The Cohaesibacter intestini genome segment GCCCGAAGATCAGCTGTTGCTGATTCCATGGAAGATCAGAGAGGAGTATTTCTCGACCAGATCTGCAATCGAATAGCCGCCACGCGGGTCATACCAGACACAAACCCCGGTCAGCATCGGAATAAGCGCTTTGGCGGTCATCCGCATGTCGGCGGCAGCCCAGCAACCTTCTTCTGCACCGCGCTCGAGAATGTCCACCAGCTTCTTTTCATACTGGTCGCGCAGAACAACAATCTTACGATAATTTTCGCCCTGAAGGCTGCGCAGTTCGAAATTGCCGATAAAGACCTGCTTCTTGCGTGCAGCATAATAGGTGATGTGAAAACGAACATAGGTCTTGAGCTGCTCAACCGGATCTTCGATGCCGCGCAACTCTTCATCAAGCGCACCGTTCAGTTCCACCATGATGGTCGATGTCAGCTTGTAAAGCAGGTCCTGCTTCGAGGCGATATGGTTATACAGAGACCCAGCCTGAATGCCCACCGCACTTGCCAGCTGTCGCAGGGACACTGCCTCATAGCCATTCTGATAAATCAGGTCGGTTGCCGCCTCATAGATCGCCTTGAGAGTCTTTTCGCCATTGGAGCCTGGGATGCGAGCCATGGGATATCTTCTGTTTCTCTGGGTCAGCTTTCGCGGATCAGGGACCAATATGCCTGCCCCGTCATCGTGCCAGCCGGACCGGCAAAATGCAGGCCCTTCACATTCACTTATGGAGGCGACATCACGACGCTTCCTGCGCCGTTATGCACAAATTCGCAATTTCTGTCCACTTGTGCCAATGCCAGCTTGACAGCTCCAAACACGATGCCTATAACCCGCTCACGTCTCATCCAATGAGGCTTTTTGTTGGTTTGGCGGAGTAGCTCAGTTGGTTAGAGCAGCGGAATCATAATCCGCGTGTCGGGGGTTCAAGTCCCTCCTCCGCTACCAAAATTTCCCAAACAAATCAAATAGATACTTAATTTCAAAAACTCCTAGTACTTTTGGTTTTACACTTTTCTTTGAAAAGTTTTACATTTTTGTTCTTCATTCGCCCTCCCAGTTTAGGCATTTCGCCGCGATTTTCCACTTCGCTCTGACTGACACTTCTCTTTGCGCAACCTTCTCCCTTAGGGAGACCGCTCTAGGTTTCTCTGAATCTGCATTGCACGTGTTTGCAGAACAGCTTTAACCCCATAAAACACGTTTATTGCGGAACGTATAACGCTGCACAAGGTGCCACCCAAATCTGCACGTACGATTGGCATGAGTGCGGACAAAGCGGGCTTTGAAAAATTAGCTTGGTTGCGTGATCAGCTCATCTGCAGTGACAGTCCGCTCGAAATGAAACAAGCATAGGCTCCTATCTTGAGAGGCCATTCTGGCTTTTAAACGATCAAGGGAGGCTTTGTAAGAAAAATCACGTATCTTTTGAACCGATCTTTGCTACGCTGCGTCATACGATTGGTTGTGACAT includes the following:
- a CDS encoding TetR/AcrR family transcriptional regulator, whose amino-acid sequence is MARIPGSNGEKTLKAIYEAATDLIYQNGYEAVSLRQLASAVGIQAGSLYNHIASKQDLLYKLTSTIMVELNGALDEELRGIEDPVEQLKTYVRFHITYYAARKKQVFIGNFELRSLQGENYRKIVVLRDQYEKKLVDILERGAEEGCWAAADMRMTAKALIPMLTGVCVWYDPRGGYSIADLVEKYSSLIFHGISNS